The genomic stretch CCCTCCCACAGCAGCCTCTTGCAGTGACCCGTGGGCTGTGCACATCTCTGTTAACTTCAaattaagacaattaaaaaaacccacttttcTCAGTAGTCACAAACCTGAAGGGAAGGCCTTAACTCTGGGGTAGCGGAGCTGGGAACACTGACCAGGCCAAGGAGACGGTCAGCCTGTCCACACGGTGACCGGGCCTGGCTGCCACAGAGGGCTGTGTCGAAAGGGCAGCAGTATCCGCGGTTCCGGGAATGAACGAGCACGTCCTGTCCAGCTCCGTCCTCGTGGCCCCACCCCCAAGGACAGGTCGGATTCCCTCCTCCCTGGGAAGGTCAGCTGACCTCCCACTAGGTGTTGCTGCCCAGGGCGGCCCTTACAGAGGCAGCACCTGTGTCCCTGGGGAATCCCTCGAATGGGAGCGGGGGCCCCAAAGTGGAGGCTATGGCACAATCCAGTGGGACCCACACAGTGTGGACACTTCACAGGTGCTGGTTCTGAGTCTGCTCCACCCAGGCTCTGAGGCCACGGGCACCGTGAGCCCCACGCACAGGCTCTACGAACAGTGCCCCTTGGCCAGTGTGTGGAGGCAGGTGTCCTCAGGTAAGAAAGAGGACGAGGCGTTTGAACTGCACGTCATACCCCTTGTTTATCTACCTCAcctgcacccgccccccccccccccccccccccccccgaggccgTGGGGGCCCACGAACCCGAGCCCTCCCTGGAGTCCGCATGGAGGGAAGAGGGTGTAGCATTCCTGCTCTGGTCACCTGGCCAGGCAGACCCACCACCCTGCGGTCTCGGAGACTGGCGTAGGCAGCTGTGTCCTGGGAGCGCCCACGTGGGTGGTCGCGGCGGACGTGTACCCGGCCGGGGAGGGCCCCGTGTGTGCAGGCAAGCAGGGGCTTCCAAGGGGCCCCATCGGGGAGGCCTCTAGGGACCGGACCTCGCGGCCCGGCTGCTGCCCCAGCAACGCCTCCAGCTGCACAACCACAGCCCTGACTCTGGGAGCTTTAAAAAGACACGCACCCGTCCACCCCCCGTGAGAGAAGGTTTCTGGGACAGGCTTCCTCCCGGATTCCTGGGCGGCCACCTGGGCGGGCCCAGGCACCTgctcgtggagcctgcttccagaatCACAGCTAGGGACCCAAGGCACACCCACCTTGGTGTCGCACCACTGGGTGATGCACTCCCAGCAGAACAGGTGGCCGCAGGGCGTGGCTGTCGAGTGTCGGCGCTCCTCCAGGCACAGAGTACACAGGGAGTTTCTGGAAATGGCTTTCTCTTCCACGTGGCTCCTGGGGGCGTGGCAGGGAGAGACCGTAATTTAACTTCCAGGGTCCTTGCAGTGCTTGCCCTGAGCCACGGCAGTGTCCAGCATGGGGACGCTCAGGCCACGGCCCTGCCCCAGGGACTCACGCGAGCCGAGACCCACGCACCTGCGATGAGACAGGCCGCGATGTAGCTTCCACTCCCGCCGCGCGCGCTGCCTCTGCCGAAAGCCGTAGAGCTGCAGGCCCACGGACAAGGCCAGGTGCAGCAGGGAGATGAACCCCAGCAGCCTGTAGCTTTCACGAGCCCTCGTGTCCTCTGCAGGTGGGGAGCGCACGCGAAGCTGTCAAGGGCCAGAAGGGACAGTCACGTGATCGGTTGGCACAGAGCGCCAAGCAGCACGAGGGCCAGGACACCCCCTGGCAGTAGAGTGCTTGACCGGATGAGGCCAAACCCTACCCTCCTGGCACaatgtggcgggggggggggggggctctcggctgagtgaggagggcaggggtgcctTGCAGGGGCTGAGTACTGGGCGGGAGACGCTGCTGGACAGCTCAGCGCCTCACTCCCAGCGGGACCGAGTGCTGAGCAGGGGAGACGGCTGCAGGGCTCCCAAGTCTGCAGTCACTCTAGCTGCAGGTGAGGATTTGGGGGGTGAAGGGATACATCCGGGGACCCACGCTGCAGAGAGACAAGGCATTGGCAGAGAAGCCTGAGAACACCCGTGGGGCAGGGAAGCAGCACCCGGGCAGGTACCGCTAACCAGCTCGTGTGTCACATACACGGAGAAGCTCCCGCTTTCAGCGAGACACCTGCCCCCTGGTGACGCTGCAGCTAGTGATGGGGGCAACGTGCAGCCACAGCCCTGAAGAGAAAGTCGGCTGCCCTCCACTTCTGGTCCCCCTCCCCTCAGCTGGGAGTCCCCAAGCCAGGCCCCCTGCATCCAGGCAGAGAAGACTCGGCAGCGGtcccccagggccccaggagAGCAAAAGGCCTCGGTCCGGGTTGAGCCCGTGTCTCCGGGCCCTCCGCCACGGCAGCTCCGCACACACCCCAGGTAACGGCGAGGGCGGCGAGCCGTCAGCCCTTGTGAGTGGGCACGGAGGGCTGAgactggagaggagagaggcaggcaccCGGGAGAGTGCTGCCGAGCGAGGCGAGGAAGCGGGCAGCCGGGGCCCTGAGGCGAGACTCTCCCGGTGAATCTTGAAGCGAACACATCAGGTAAGAAACAGGATGCGAGGTGGAGCTGACCGGAAGGCTTGGATCAGGGAAGATCCCGGAGGCAACAGGTGTCCCTACACGTGCGCCTCCACCGGGGCAGCTGGGAAGGGGCTGGCGCGgacccaggagcctggagccccggGCGGGCTCTCAGAGTAAACAGCGGAGCGCTCGGCTCCCAAACGCTACCTTCGGAGGAGAGGTGTGCCCTCCCCTCAGGGTTCCTGGAAACCGTACTTCCGGGATCTTTTGCCAAAACGTGACGTGACAAGAGCCTCGCTTTTCGGTAGAGGGCCCTGTGGCTGTTCCCCAACAGAAGCCGAGACACAGTGGGTCCAGGATGGAGCAAGCACGGACGGCACCTGCTACTTACGTAAGTGACTCCCGTGAGCCTCTTGGCCAGGTGGTAGAAGGCACCGTGGATGTAGAACCAGGCGACATGGAGCCGCTGCAGGCAGGCGAGGCCCTGCCTGAGCACCAGCACGGCCCGCAGGAGCACCCTCTTCTGCTGCTCGGTCAGCGCGGCCACGTGCCGCTGCACCCAGAGCCTCGCTCCCGGCCGGCCGCGCCTGTCGGCTGCCGGGCTGCCCTGCGAGGGCCTGGCGCCGGCGGCGTCCGCCTGCAGCTCGTGCTCCAGGTGCATCGAGGCCCTGTCCAGCAGGTAGGGCAGGACGGTGTGCAGCGCGACCAGCACGCCACGGCGCAACCTCGAGGGCACTCGGCTCCGGGACGGGTCCACCTGGATGATGCCAACATACTCCTCCCCGAGGGTCTGGTAGCCTgccggggttgggggagggggggtgacgcacatgagaagactgaggccgagccctgccctccctctctctctctctgtaccggATCTTGCTCTCTATCGGGTCCCTACCTTTCCTCTAAAGGTGCCGCACTGGGGCCCTGCTGCCCTTGCTCTGTGACAGGGCTCAGCGCTGGGACCCCTGTCCGGCCACGGAACTCAGTCACAAACAGTCCCAACGGTCCCTTGGGCAAAGTCCAGGACAGAAGTCCCCAGAAACAAAGGATGAGAGAACGGCACAGATGTGACCTCAGAACTTTGAGAGGCTCCAGCTGGGGCTTGGGGCCTGGCGTCTCCTGCAGGGGAGGGGTCAGGGTCCCCTCCTTCCCTGAGACCGCATCTGGGCCAGGGACACTAGGAAGCACCTCCAGGTGCTTCTCACTCTGCTGgcagctcccccacccctgtccctggGCTTGGTGTGTCGTGGGCCCCTTGGTCTCAAGGTCCCACCTGGGCTGTTACCTGCAAGCGTGGTGAGGCCGAAGTAGGCTACGTCCGACAGCAGCTCGATCTCTCTCCTGCACCGCAGCCACCTCTTCGCACCTGAGAGAAGAGGCGGCGGGGGCGAGGTGGCAAAGTTCAGGACCAACGCTTCCCGCTCCTCCTGCCGCCAAGGCCCGgccacccctccccagggctgaGTCTGTCCTAAGCCACACCCCTTCTTGCCCTGGTCTCCCAGCTGTGTACCCGGCCCCAAGTCTCCTGCCTCGTCTGGGCCGCTGAGTCTCCTGAGAACCTCCCCACCTGCGGCCACCCGGCCCTCTAGGACCCACCTGGGTAACTGTTCTCGAGCCCAGAAGGGCCAGAAGGACAGGCAGTGTAGCATGGTGACTAAGAACCCAAGCCGAGCCTGCCGTCCGGCATCAAATCCCAGCCCCTCGCGTTGCTGGTTGTGACCTCAGATAAGCTACCAGAGGTCTGTGGAACCCCAGTTTCCCTCTGTAAAAAGGAATACACCGACAGAGTCCCGCCTGGGAACGACGTTTTGAGAACTAAACGGGTGGTGTCTGTGAAACACCGAGAACGTTGTTCCACACAAGACGTGCCAAAGTAAACGTGCCCCCCGTTTCTTCCGCtcgcccctctccctgctcagaaCCCTTAGCCGCGAGTCCGCAACCCGAGCCTGGCGTCCGAGCGTCCCCACTACCTTCGCCCCCAGCCCTGGACTCCCGCTGCCCAGAAGCGCGCACCAGCGCCCGGGCCTCACCCCTGGCCCCAAGCCCGGGCCTCACCCGCCAAACTGTGCAGAGCACCGCCCGCCGCGCTCCGCAGCCCGCCGCGATAGTAGTCGTCCTTTTGCGCCGCGCGAACCACCTCCGGAGGGCCGGCGGCCGCAGGGACCATGATCGCTGCGCGCCGGGTGCCGGTGACCCCCGTGGCCACGCCCACGCGGGCGGCGCCCGATGACGCAAACGTGCGGCGCAGACCTTTTGCGTCTCACGCAGGTGGCGGGTCGCGGGCggtgcggggggcggggctgACTGCTGCCCAGGCGGGGCGGAGCCGCACGAGCGGCGTCTTGCGGGTCCGGGCACGACGCTCGGTCGGGGTCTATGTGGCGGCGGGCCGGGCCCCGGCTCGAGCATTGTGGGGGCGATGCGGGGGCGGGGGCGATGCGGAGGCGGGGCAGTGAGGGGCTGTGAGGAGCGGGGCCTTTGCAGAGGCGGGAACGGGCCGGAGCCGGCGCCGTGAAGGGCGGGCTCGGGGCCGTGAGGGGTCGTGAGCAAGGCGGGATGGGCGGGGCCGTGAGGGTTGGGGGCGAAGCGGGGGCGGGGCCGTGAGGGGCGGGGGCGATGCTGAGGCGGGGCCGTGAGGGGCTGTGAGGAGCGGAGCCTTTGCAGAGGCGGGAAGGGGCCGGAGGCGGGGCCGTGAAGGGCGGGCTCGGGGCCGTGAGGGGTGGTGAGCAaggcggggtgggcggggccgtGAGGGTTGGGGGCGATGTGGGGGCGGGGCCGTGAGGGGCGGGGGGCGATGCTGAGGCGGGCCGTGAGGGGCTAGGGGCAATGGGCTGTGGGGCTGTGAGGGGCGGGGGCGTTGTAGAGGCGGGAAGGGGCCGGAGGCGGGGCCGTGAAGGGCGGGCTCGGGGCCGTGAGGGGTGGTGAGCAaggcggggtgggcggggccgtGAGGGTTGGGGGCGATGCGGGGGCGGGGCCGTGAGGGGCTAGGGGCAATGGGCCGTGGGGCTGTGAGGGGCGGGGGCGTTGTAGAGGCGGGAAGGGGCCGGAGGCGGGGCCGTGAAGGGCGGGCTTGGGGCCGTGAGGGCTGGCGAGCAAtgcggggtgggcggggccgtgaggggcgggggcggtgcgggggcggggccgtGGAGGGTGAGGACGACGTAGAGGCGGGCAGGGGCCCGGGGCAGGGCTGTGGAGGGTTGGGGGCGATGCGGGGGCAGGGCTGTGGAGGGTGGTGGCGCTGTAGAAGCGGGcaggagccaggggtgggggcgaTGTGGGGGCGGGGCCGTGTAGGGTTAGGACGACGTAGAGGCGGGCAGGAGCCAGGGGCGGGGCCGTGAGGGGtagggggctggggaggcgggTAGGGGGCTGGGGAGGCGTGCAGGGGCGGGGCcgtggagggtgggggcggggctgcggTGGGTGAACGCCGGCCCCAGCTCCCCGAGGTCCCGGAAGGGATGGGCGTTGGGGTGTGGGAAAGGAgtgggcggggcgggaggggcggaCGGAGGTGGATGCGGGGCGTGGTTTGGGGACGGGGTGCGAGTGCTGGCTTTTTCGGCCCCGGAAGCTAACGTGGCGGCTTCGAGGTGAGCCTTGCTCCGGGATCCACGGTGAGCGTGACGAGACAGGCACCGCTCCACATCCGCAAGTGCCGACCCTTGACCCCTGTCAGCCTCTCTGCTCACAGGGGAGGGGCCCGGGGAGGCCACACGCCGGAGGGGACGGCGCTGGGAGAGCCACAGCTGGACCGAGCtgcgggaggggagagggaggagggaggaaggatggagtgTGCCTGGAGgcttggggctctgtgccccACCTGCTGCCCGGCAGAAGAGGGCAGGGGGTGCCGCAGACGGACACGGCTGGCGCCTGCATCTTGTCCTGTTGGCACTAAGGAGAGTGCCAGGCTACGGGGCTGGGGAGCCACTGAGCCTACAGTGACCTTGCCCGGGAGGGCGTGGGGCGGGACGTCCGCGGCCttgccctcccctctgctcccatcTCCAGGACCACCGCCCACCGAGGTGCAACCGGGCAGTGGCTGGGCTGTGGCTCTGAGCCAGTCTCCGCGCTAACCGGAGGTCCCACCAGCTGTGGGCAGGCCCTTCCTAGTGAAGCCCCCTGGAGGCGAGCCCCTGCCCACGACCCTGTGCCCTGCAGCCAGAGGCTGCCCGAAGCTTCAGTtggcacccccaccccgccttcaCAAGTTTCTGACCAGCTACGTCTGACAGTCTGAAATGCTCAGCTCCTTGCTGGCCCCCAAGACGCCCTGGCCTGTGGGTTTGCACAGACGGCCCTGGTGTTCACCGCGGCCAGTTGGTGGAGGTTCGGGTCCCTCACTGCCCCGTCGTGCCCACCAGCGGGTCCTGCTCGGGACTGCACCTCCCGGCATCTCTCCTGCTCAGCCTCACGAAACCATATGACCGGAAACCAGAAACCATGTGACCCAGCGTGTGTTGTTCTGGGCAGGTGGGGCCTGGGTCCCCCGGTTCCGATCTTCGTTTCCCCCCTGGCGCCGCCCCGCACCCTCGCTGAGAGGACTTCGGGTTGAGGGTCAGACTGAGGAACGGCCGGCAGGTGGCGCCGTCGGCCCATCTGCTCTACGGGGTCAGGGGGTAGAATTTTAGGGATTAGGGAGTTTCACCCCAAAGAGTGAAGCTGGCTCAGGATCCAAAGATGTGGCAGAGTGACTGTGATCTCTCCCCGGGCAGGAAGGTGAAGAAGAACAGAGTGGACCTCAGGGAAGTGGCCGCCTGGGCCGGGCTTGAGGTGGCCGAGTCCAGCCCCGGTGGTGGgggaaacgggggggggggggggggggggggggggtgctgtccACCAGCTGGGCCTGCAGTTAAGGGGTGACTCCGTTTTTAAGCTACTGGGTGCTACTTGCTGTGTCCAGTGGCAGCCGAGCCGTGGGCCCTGCTGACCAGGAGCCGTGCTGGGCTGGTCTCTGACTCAACCTGCTGTGACTTCGGCGGGTCCTTGCTAGCTTGCAGAGAGCTTTCGCACACTTTCCACCTTAACTCCACAGACCTCCGTTtttccctctgtgaaatgggaacactGATAGAATTAGCTGGTATTTATTCAGAGCCCACTGTCCAGCACAGGAGTCCCCTGGATCACAGGCTGCCCTTTGAGCAGGAGTGTGGTTCCCAGCGctcaggatcctctgtccctcctccgggGTGCTTGCCCTGGACCCTctcctgtgtccctcctccagGGTGTTTGCTCTGGTTCCTCTCTGAGCCCTGCTGCACACCTCACCCCAGGTCCCCGCCTCATCTCCCGCTTCCACCCAGCACCACCCGCAGCCTAGTGGGCAAGCTGGTGGTCAACTTGTCTGTGTCCCCGTGCTTCATCTGGGAGGCTGGCTTCACCTGGCAGAGCCTTCCTGCTGGGGTGGCTGCTGTCCCCTCCGGCCCGGCATGCACAGGTGCTCAAGAAAACAGTgccgggaggaggggaggaaggaaaaccGAGATGGGCTGGCTTGTTGCCCTAATTCTAAGATGCTCCCACTGTGTGACTCCCTGTCCCGAATTCCCAGGCCTCAGGGTCCTCCTGTTAGATACCGGGTGGGGTGTGCCCTTGTCCTGGGACTGGGAGGGGGACTGTTCCCCGGGGCAGGATGCCCACCCTGGGGATGGGAGGTTGAGGGACACAGGACGCTGGAGAAAGCTGCGTGCGTGTCCAGACAGCCACACGCCTGGGTGCTGGGCCTGGGCCCCTGACTGGGCAGGTgccctgggggtggagggcagaggtgggcaCTGCTTCCTTTTGTGGGGAGCGGCTCTCAGACAAACCCGGAGAACAGGTTTCTCCACCCCCGTGGCCGCCCCGGAGGCCTGGAGGCCCAGAAATGCCCCTCACTGCACCGACTGGCACTCGCGTGCGGtggcacacacacagagtgggcgtggggtgggggcagcctggggag from Panthera leo isolate Ple1 chromosome C1, P.leo_Ple1_pat1.1, whole genome shotgun sequence encodes the following:
- the PEX10 gene encoding peroxisome biogenesis factor 10, producing MVPAAAGPPEVVRAAQKDDYYRGGLRSAAGGALHSLAGAKRWLRCRREIELLSDVAYFGLTTLAGYQTLGEEYVGIIQVDPSRSRVPSRLRRGVLVALHTVLPYLLDRASMHLEHELQADAAGARPSQGSPAADRRGRPGARLWVQRHVAALTEQQKRVLLRAVLVLRQGLACLQRLHVAWFYIHGAFYHLAKRLTGVTYLRVRSPPAEDTRARESYRLLGFISLLHLALSVGLQLYGFRQRQRARREWKLHRGLSHRRSHVEEKAISRNSLCTLCLEERRHSTATPCGHLFCWECITQWCDTKTECPLCREKFPPQKLVYLRHYR